The Sulfitobacter donghicola DSW-25 = KCTC 12864 = JCM 14565 genome has a segment encoding these proteins:
- a CDS encoding LysR family transcriptional regulator, which yields MDWDKLRIFHAVADAGSLTHAGDKLNLSQSAVSRQVRGLEEQLNTNLFHRHARGLILTEQGELLFDATSAMIKRLDAAAARIRDSEEEVFGELRVTTTIGFGTLWLAPRLSKLYDKYPDLKVDLMLEERVLDLPMREADVAIRLKEPSQADLVRKRLMTVQMCLYASKKYLDDNGVPASIEDMSNHRLICQNTDSDQVGAGLNLIQKLMMNDVKSLLTVNNYFGVLQGVLHDVGIGVLPNYLTQDFPELVHILPEVESAEVPVFLAYPEELRQSKRVAAFKEFVQDEIISYRKQQKLDQEK from the coding sequence ATGGACTGGGACAAACTAAGGATTTTTCACGCGGTGGCGGATGCCGGCTCGCTCACCCATGCGGGGGACAAGCTGAACCTGTCCCAATCCGCCGTGAGCCGACAGGTCCGCGGCCTTGAGGAACAGCTAAATACCAACTTGTTCCACCGCCATGCCCGCGGCCTGATCCTGACCGAGCAAGGCGAGCTGTTGTTTGATGCAACCTCGGCGATGATCAAACGCCTTGATGCCGCCGCCGCCCGCATTCGCGACAGCGAAGAAGAGGTATTTGGCGAATTGCGGGTTACCACCACAATCGGCTTTGGCACCCTATGGCTCGCGCCGCGCCTGTCAAAACTATACGATAAATACCCAGACCTAAAAGTAGACCTGATGCTCGAAGAGCGGGTGCTGGACCTCCCCATGCGCGAGGCCGATGTTGCCATCCGCCTCAAAGAACCTTCCCAAGCGGATTTGGTGCGCAAACGCCTGATGACGGTTCAGATGTGCCTATACGCCAGCAAGAAATATCTCGATGATAATGGCGTCCCAGCCAGCATCGAAGACATGAGCAATCACCGACTCATCTGCCAGAACACGGATAGTGATCAGGTGGGGGCGGGCCTGAACCTGATCCAAAAGCTGATGATGAACGATGTAAAGTCCCTGCTGACCGTCAATAATTACTTTGGCGTTCTTCAGGGTGTTCTGCATGATGTTGGTATCGGTGTTCTGCCTAACTACCTCACTCAGGACTTCCCCGAACTCGTTCACATCCTTCCAGAGGTGGAATCCGCCGAAGTGCCTGTTTTCCTTGCCTACCCAGAAGAGCTGCGCCAATCCAAACGCGTTGCCGCGTTCAAGGAATTTGTTCAGGATGAGATCATCTCATATCGAAAA